In Bradyrhizobium lablabi, one DNA window encodes the following:
- a CDS encoding CoA transferase, with product MQSPIEILSDIWTSAGGEPAALDAVALTGKEPQLPSSFRVAAAAQVSIAAAGLSAAQIWKLRSGQSQDVAVDMRHAVVECRSERYLRVDGKLPPPTWDAIAGIYKTRDQRFVRLHTNFRHHRDAVCKVLNCRPERDDVQAALMGWDGEAFETAAYAGGCVVAMMRSHEEWSELPHAKALAALPVISIEKIGEAAPKPWPAGNRPLAGVRVLDLSRVIAGPVAGRTLAAHGADVMLISGPDLPAIPWLTIDNGRGKLTSFVELKSEEGRGVLRDLLAQADIFSQGYRPRAIASLGFSPEDAAKINPGIVYVSLSAYGHAGPWAERRGFDSLVQTASGFNHAEGQAAGVDGPKELPAQMLDHATGYLMAFGAMMAKARQSREGGSWHVRVSLAQTGRWLWNLGRVADGLKTEDLRGDAVGPFIEDLPSGFGPLQSVRPSAVLSKTPAFWARPAMPLGSHKPQWPALD from the coding sequence ATGCAAAGTCCCATTGAAATCCTATCCGACATCTGGACCTCGGCCGGCGGCGAGCCTGCTGCGCTCGACGCCGTCGCGCTGACCGGGAAAGAACCGCAATTGCCGTCGTCGTTTCGCGTCGCCGCCGCGGCTCAGGTAAGCATTGCCGCGGCAGGCCTTTCCGCCGCGCAGATTTGGAAATTGCGCAGCGGCCAAAGCCAGGATGTCGCGGTCGACATGCGCCATGCCGTCGTCGAATGCCGCAGCGAGCGCTATTTGCGCGTCGACGGCAAGCTGCCGCCGCCGACGTGGGATGCGATTGCCGGAATTTACAAGACCCGCGACCAGCGCTTCGTGCGCCTGCATACCAATTTCAGGCATCACCGCGACGCCGTCTGCAAGGTCCTCAATTGCAGGCCGGAGCGTGACGACGTCCAGGCCGCACTGATGGGGTGGGATGGTGAGGCATTCGAAACCGCGGCCTATGCCGGCGGCTGTGTGGTCGCCATGATGCGCTCGCACGAGGAATGGTCGGAATTGCCGCACGCCAAAGCGCTGGCGGCATTGCCGGTGATCAGTATCGAAAAAATCGGCGAGGCGGCGCCAAAGCCGTGGCCCGCGGGGAATCGTCCGCTCGCGGGCGTGCGCGTGCTCGATCTGTCGCGGGTGATCGCAGGTCCCGTCGCGGGCCGCACGCTCGCTGCCCATGGCGCCGACGTAATGTTGATTTCCGGTCCCGACCTGCCGGCGATCCCCTGGCTCACCATCGATAACGGCCGCGGCAAGCTGACGAGTTTTGTCGAACTCAAGAGCGAAGAGGGCCGGGGAGTGTTGCGCGATCTCTTGGCGCAGGCCGATATCTTCTCGCAAGGCTATCGTCCGCGCGCCATCGCTTCACTCGGCTTCTCGCCGGAGGATGCGGCTAAGATCAATCCCGGCATTGTGTATGTCTCGCTGTCGGCTTATGGCCACGCCGGGCCGTGGGCGGAGCGGCGCGGTTTTGACTCGCTGGTGCAGACCGCGTCCGGTTTTAATCACGCCGAAGGACAGGCCGCCGGCGTCGACGGGCCGAAGGAATTGCCGGCGCAGATGCTCGATCATGCCACCGGCTATCTGATGGCGTTCGGCGCCATGATGGCGAAGGCGCGGCAGTCGCGCGAAGGCGGCAGCTGGCATGTCCGGGTCTCACTGGCGCAGACCGGGCGATGGCTATGGAATCTCGGCCGCGTCGCCGATGGCCTCAAAACCGAAGATCTGCGCGGCGATGCGGTCGGCCCCTTCATCGAAGATCTGCCATCGGGCTTCGGACCGCTGCAGTCGGTGCGGCCTTCGGCCGTGCTGTCGAAAACACCCGCGTTCTGGGCGCGCCCGGCGATGCCGCTCGGCAGCCACAAGCCGCAATGGCCGGCGTTGGATTGA